One window from the genome of Paracoccus marcusii encodes:
- a CDS encoding FYDLN acid domain-containing protein: MPKEEWGTKRLCPHCATRFYDLKADPMTCPACGNTFTVTSLTDGRGKTLVTEKTAAANDDDELVDDEEDIADDAGEIDDDLLEEDDDDGDVSLDDIADVAGDEEE; this comes from the coding sequence ATGCCCAAAGAGGAATGGGGCACCAAACGCCTGTGCCCGCATTGCGCCACCCGCTTTTACGACCTGAAGGCAGATCCGATGACCTGCCCGGCCTGCGGGAACACATTCACGGTGACCAGCCTGACCGACGGTCGTGGCAAGACGCTGGTGACCGAGAAGACGGCCGCGGCGAACGATGACGACGAACTGGTCGACGACGAAGAGGATATCGCCGACGACGCGGGCGAGATCGACGACGACCTGCTGGAAGAGGACGACGACGACGGCGACGTGTCGCTGGACGACATCGCCGATGTCGCGGGCGACGAAGAGGAATAA